A genome region from Populus alba chromosome 3, ASM523922v2, whole genome shotgun sequence includes the following:
- the LOC118028554 gene encoding SNARE-interacting protein KEULE, translating into MSFSDSDSSSAYGGDYRNFRQISRERLLHEMLRSAKTGNSKSTWKVLIMDRLTVKIMSYSCKMADITQEGVSLVEDIYRRRQPLPSMDAIYFIQPTKENVIMFLSDMAGKSPLYKKAFVFFSSPISRELVSHIKKDSSVLTRIGALREMNLEYFAIDSQGFITDNERALEELFGDDEDSHKGDACLNVMASRIATVFASLREFPFVRFRAARSLDVTTMTTSRDLIPTKLAARIWDSLTQYKQKIEHFPQTETCELLILDRSIDQIAPVIHEWTYDAMCHDLLNMEGNKYVHEVPGKAGGPPEKKEVLLEEHDPVWLELRHAHIAFASERLHEKMTNFVSKNKAAKIQHGSRDGGELSTRDLQQMVQALPQYSEQIDKLSLHVEIAGKINRIIRESGLRELGQLEQDLVFGDAGMKDVIKFLTTKEDATRENKLRLLMVLAAVFPEKLEGERGLNIMKLARLPQDDMSAVNNMRLLAGASDTKKKSTGAFSLKFDIHKKKRAARKDRTGEEETTWQLSRFYPMIEELIDKLNKGELSKDEYPCMNDPSPSFHGTSQSTPMHHVPAPHSKRTPTWARPRSSDDGYSSDSILRHASSDFKKMGQRIFVFIVGGATRSELRVCHKLTSKLQREVILGSSSLDDPPQFITKLKLLTANELSLDDLQI; encoded by the exons ATGTCGTTCTCGGATTCTGATTCGTCGTCTGCTTACGGTGGCGACTACAGGAATTTTAGACAAATCAGCCGTGAAC gtttATTGCATGAAATGCTTCGATCAGCCAAAACAGGGAACTCAAAATCAACTTGGAAG GTTCTCATCATGGACAGACTTACTGTGAAGATCATGTCATACTCATGCAAGATGGCTGATATCACGCAGGAAGGAGTTTCAT TGGTAGAAGACATATACAGAAGAAGGCAGCCGTTGCCCTCCATGGATGCTATATACTTCATCCAACCAACAAAAGAGAA TGTTATCATGTTCTTGTCAGACATGGCTGGGAAATCGCCTTTGTACAAAAA GGCATTTGTTTTCTTCAGTTCCCCTATATCAAGAGAACTGGTTTCTCATATCAAGAAAGATTCAAGTGTATTAACTCGCATAGGTGCATTGAGAGAG ATGAATTTGGAGTATTTTGCTATAGATAGCCAG GGTTTTATTACTGACAATGAAAGGGCTTTAGAGGAACTTTTTGGGGATGATGAGGATAGTCACAAAGGTGATGCGTGTTTGAATGTGATGGCTTCTCGCATCGCTACAGTTTTTGCTTCACTGCGG GAATTTCCTTTTGTGAGATTTCGTGCTGCCAGGTCCCTTGATGTAACAACAATGACAACCTCCCGTGATCTAATTCCTACAAAGCTTGCTGCTAGAATTTGGGATTCTCTAACACAATATAAGCAAAAGATTGAACACTTTCCCCAGACAGAAACCTGTGAACTGCTCATCCTGGATAGATCTATAGATCAG ATTGCTCCTGTCATACATGAGTGGACATATGATGCCATGTGCCATGATCTGTTGAATATGGAGGGAAATAAATATGTGCATGAG GTTCCCGGAAAAGCAGGTGGTCCACCTGAAAAAAAGGAAGTTCTTTTGGAGGAACATGATCCTGTTTGGCTTGAGCTTCGGCATGCACACATAGCATTT GCTAGTGAGCGGTTGCACGAGAAGATGACCAACTTTGTATCAAAAAATAAAGCAGCCAAAATCCAACATGGTTCAAG AGATGGTGGTGAACTTTCTACACGGGACTTGCAACAGATGGTTCAAGCATTGCCTCAATACAGTGAACAGATTGACAAGCTCTCTCTCCATGTAGAG ATTGCTGGAAAAATTAATAGAATTATCAGGGAGTCGGGGCTTCGAGAGCTTGGTCAACTAGAGCAGGACCTGGTTTTTGGAGATGCGGGAATGAAAGATGTTATTAAATTTCTGACTACGAAAGAG GATGCAACTCGTGAAAATAAGTTGCGGTTGTTGATGGTTCTTGCAGCTGTTTTTCCTGAGAAGCTTGAGGGTGAAAGGGGTCTTAATATAATGAAg ctGGCAAGATTACCACAGGATGACATGAGTGCTGTGAATAATATGAGATTGCTTGCGGGGGCATcagataccaaaaaaaaatcaactgggGCTTTTTCCCTGAAGTTTGATATTCATAAG AAGAAGCGTGCTGCCAGGAAAGACCGCACTGGTGAGGAAGAAACAACATGGCAGTTGTCCCGCTTTTACCCCATGATAGAG GAACTTATTGATAAACTTAACAAAGGAGAACTGTCCAAGGATGAATATCCATGTATGAATGACCCAAGCCCATCTTTCCATGGGACATCCCAGTCTACACCAATGCATCATGTTCCAGCTCCCCATTCAAAACGGACACCAACATGGGCTCGACCACGGAGCTCCGATGATGGTTATTCAAG TGATTCAATTCTAAGACACGCATCTagtgattttaaaaagatgGGCCAGCGTATTTTTGTATTCATTGTAGGTGGAGCTACGAGATCTGAG CTAAGAGTTTGCCACAAGCTCACGAGCAAATTACAGAGGGAAGTAATTTTGGGTTCTTCAAGCCTTGATGATCCTCCACAATTTATTACG AAGCTCAAACTGCTGACAGCAAATGAACTTTCGCTGGATGATCTGCAGATATAA